From a region of the Methanolobus tindarius DSM 2278 genome:
- a CDS encoding PEF-CTERM sorting domain-containing protein — protein MQNRNIIVGVALVLLLATQSVAGCTCESPEGCYYITVTGEYYTSGFNTNTIDIGLKINYDGQKTTIVYWEDLGSEPAIALDTDKTVVNILSEEKCKHYVKIEPVFTANGNEYSPRYLKLYFDQEQITVYQIKEKGFEDNSIKATIKPVICKEEIPEFPTIALPIAAVIGLAFIFQNRRED, from the coding sequence ATGCAAAATAGAAACATAATAGTAGGCGTAGCCTTGGTATTGTTACTTGCAACACAATCAGTTGCAGGTTGCACTTGTGAATCTCCAGAAGGATGTTATTACATCACAGTCACCGGAGAATATTACACAAGCGGATTTAACACAAATACGATTGATATTGGCTTAAAAATCAATTATGATGGTCAAAAAACAACCATTGTATATTGGGAAGATCTTGGTAGTGAACCAGCCATAGCACTTGATACTGATAAAACTGTAGTCAATATACTATCAGAAGAAAAATGTAAACATTATGTAAAGATAGAGCCTGTGTTCACTGCAAATGGAAATGAATACTCTCCAAGATACTTAAAATTATATTTTGACCAAGAACAAATTACAGTGTACCAAATTAAAGAAAAAGGTTTTGAAGACAACAGTATTAAAGCTACAATTAAACCAGTAATATGCAAAGAGGAAATACCCGAGTTCCCTACGATAGCATTACCTATAGCTGCAGTAATTGGATTGGCATTCATATTCCAGAACCGTAGAGAAGATTAA
- a CDS encoding methionine adenosyltransferase, producing MMRNIKVEHLIETPVEKQQIELVERKGVGHPDSISDGLAEAMSRALCKEYIEKCGAVLHHNTDETQIVAGRSNPQFGGGEVIQPIYTLLVGRATKEFNGVEIPAEAVAIKAAKNYLRNTIVDLDLESDIILDCKLGTGSSDLRDVFQRDRVPVANDTSFGVGHAPFSELEQIVYDSERMLITDLKKKIPGIGTDIKVMGLRDNDDIQLTICCGMVGKYIDDMDHYINLKEEMVDYVTDLALKRTDRKVTTFINAADNCEKNSVFLTVTGTSAEMGDDGSVGRGNRSNGLITPNRPMSMEATSGKNPINHIGKIYNLLSTQMAKDIVKAVPDVDDVYIKLLSQIGKPIDQPFVASAQIIPADGANFNSIKSEVEVIMDDWLSDVTRITKMVINGELDTF from the coding sequence ATGATGCGAAACATCAAAGTTGAACACCTGATCGAAACGCCGGTGGAAAAACAGCAGATTGAGCTTGTGGAGAGGAAGGGAGTAGGTCACCCTGACAGTATCTCCGACGGTCTGGCAGAAGCTATGAGCCGTGCACTGTGTAAGGAATATATCGAAAAATGTGGTGCGGTTCTCCACCATAACACCGATGAAACTCAAATCGTGGCAGGAAGATCAAACCCTCAGTTTGGAGGCGGAGAGGTTATTCAGCCAATTTATACTCTGCTTGTCGGAAGGGCAACCAAAGAATTCAACGGTGTTGAGATTCCTGCTGAAGCTGTTGCGATAAAAGCAGCTAAGAATTATCTCAGAAACACAATAGTTGACCTTGACCTTGAGAGTGACATAATCCTTGACTGTAAACTTGGTACAGGTTCATCTGATCTAAGAGATGTTTTCCAGAGAGACAGGGTTCCTGTTGCAAATGATACTTCCTTTGGTGTAGGCCATGCTCCCTTCTCAGAACTTGAGCAGATTGTTTATGATTCAGAGAGAATGCTTATCACAGATCTCAAGAAGAAAATCCCGGGAATTGGAACGGATATCAAGGTAATGGGTCTGAGAGACAATGATGATATTCAGCTCACCATCTGCTGCGGTATGGTTGGTAAGTACATAGATGATATGGACCACTACATTAACCTCAAGGAAGAAATGGTGGACTATGTTACCGATCTTGCTCTCAAACGTACAGACCGTAAAGTAACAACATTCATCAATGCCGCAGATAACTGCGAGAAGAATTCTGTGTTCCTGACTGTTACCGGTACATCTGCAGAAATGGGGGATGATGGTTCAGTAGGTCGTGGAAACCGCTCAAATGGACTCATCACACCAAACAGGCCAATGAGTATGGAAGCAACTAGTGGTAAGAATCCTATCAACCACATTGGTAAGATATACAATCTTCTTTCAACCCAGATGGCAAAGGATATCGTAAAGGCAGTTCCTGATGTAGATGATGTTTACATTAAGCTTCTTTCCCAGATAGGTAAGCCAATAGACCAGCCGTTTGTAGCCAGTGCACAGATAATTCCTGCTGATGGTGCAAACTTCAATTCTATTAAGTCAGAAGTTGAGGTCATAATGGACGACTGGCTCTCTGATGTAACCAGGATAACAAAGATGGTTATCAACGGAGAACTGGACACTTTCTAA